The region AAGAACAACGGCTTTTAGATAAAATAGCCGATGAAATTGCCCTTTTCTTTGAACGCCAAAATATTAAAATACAGGAAGAGCATCTAAAACAAACTGCCGCAAGAAATGACCGGCTAGCCATATTAGGAGAAATTACCGCGGGAATAGCTCACGAGCTAAATACTCCACTAGGTAATATTTTAGGCTTTGCTGAATTTATAGAAGAAAAGACTGCTGAAAAGCAAACAAAACGAGATGCTCAAAAAATCCTTAATTCAGCAATTTATTCCCGGGAAGTAGTAAAAAAACTTATGTTTTTCTCCTGTGATATGCCGCAAGACATTAAAAAGATTAAGGTAAAACCAATAATTACCCAGGCCCTTTCGCTTTTAAAGCCCAATTTTAAAAAAGCAAATATTCGGTTTAAATTTAATATTCAGGATCCTGCCCTAAAAGCCCAGGTAGACCCGATACAATTAACCCAGGTCTTTTTTAATTTGGTAATTAATGCGATTTATTATTCACCCGAAAATTCGCAAATTGTTATCGCTGTTTATAGTGACCAAACTCATTATACTATTGAAATTGCCGATGAAGGAAAAGGGATTGATCCTGAAGTAAAAGATAAAATTTTTGAACCTTTCTATACTACTAAACCCCTTGGAGAAGGTTCCGGGCTTGGTTTAAGCGTTGTTCATGGCATTATTAAAAGTCATAAAGGAGAGATTAGCATTGCCAATAACATTCCAAAAGGAACTATCTTTAAAATTAAATTGCCATTAAACTTCTAATATGTCTATACGCAAAGAAAACATACTTATAGTAGATGACGATTATGACATGCTGGAAGTATTAGATCGTAACCTTAAAAAGGAGAATTACCATACTTACAAGGCAGGGTCGGTGATGGAAGCTATAGATATTTTAAAGCACAGCAGTATAGATTTATTGATCACCGATTTGCAAATGCCGGGAATGAATGGAATGGAATTGGTAAAATATGTAGGCGATCATTACCCTGAAATTCCTAAACTGGTAATTACCGGTTATCCTTCTATAGATAACGCACTTACAGCAATAAAATCTGGCGCTTTAGATTATTTGCCAAAACCTTTTACGAAAACCGAGTTACTCACTTCGGTTAAAAAATCTTTAGTAAACCGGACTTCAGTTCAAAAATCAACTGCTCCTAAAGAAATAAGTACGAATTACGCCGGGATGGTTGGCTCTTCAGCAAAATTTGAAGAACTGGTAGATATTATAGAGAGAGTGAAAAATAACCGCGCTACAATTTTAATAAGAGGTGAGAGCGGTACCGGTAAAGAACTGGTGGCACGGGCAATTCACTATAAAGGTTCTTTTGCCCAAAATCCTTTTA is a window of Salegentibacter salegens DNA encoding:
- a CDS encoding sensor histidine kinase; this encodes MVPESISVEEKLQERIKELSCLYEVSSALREFDGSYEATLESIVQILKNAWRFPELATVEIQCESYHLSSNLIPKEGYSQKSIIKISENEVGFIKVHYPASDLSKAHFLVEEQRLLDKIADEIALFFERQNIKIQEEHLKQTAARNDRLAILGEITAGIAHELNTPLGNILGFAEFIEEKTAEKQTKRDAQKILNSAIYSREVVKKLMFFSCDMPQDIKKIKVKPIITQALSLLKPNFKKANIRFKFNIQDPALKAQVDPIQLTQVFFNLVINAIYYSPENSQIVIAVYSDQTHYTIEIADEGKGIDPEVKDKIFEPFYTTKPLGEGSGLGLSVVHGIIKSHKGEISIANNIPKGTIFKIKLPLNF